DNA sequence from the Cohnella herbarum genome:
GATCGTCGCTTTCCAGAAGGAAGATATCGAGCGGGAGTTCCGGCTTGGAACGGATACGTGGAAAGCCGGAGATTTGACGTTTCGCTTGTATTCGCCGGCGCGTTCGGTTCCCGATCCTTCGACGGCTTCCGATGAAGAGCTCAAAGATGCTTTGCTTCCTGCCGTGTTCGCCGAGTTGACGATCGATAACCGATCCGGAACGAAAAGCCGTAAAGCGTTCTTCGGTTATAAAGGTAACGATCCCTACTCGAATATGCGCAGGTTAGACGATACGACCGATGGCAAGCTTGTCGGATTCGGACAAGGGCTGATAACGGCGATCGCTACGGACGATCCGACGGCAAGCTCCGCGCTCGGGTTCGGCATGGAAAGAATATTGGGCGCCAAACTGAAAGAAAACTGGACATTCGGTCTTGGAATGACCGGCACCATCGTCATCGACGTGCCGCCTGGAGAGTTGAAGACGACTCGTTTTGCCATCTGTTTCTATCGCGGAGGCGTTGCGACCGCGGGATTGGAGACGAGTTATTACTACACCCGATTGTTCTCTGATATTGAGTCGGTCGCGAAGTACGCCCTATCGGGCTTCGACAGATTGACGGAAGCTTGCGAGCGTTCGGACGAGACGATCGCGAACGCCTCGCTTAGCGATGACCAGAAATTCATGATGCGCCACGCCTTCCGCAGCTATTACGGCAACACGCAGTTGCTGGCGGACAAGCAAGGGAAGCCGGTGTGGGTCGTCAACGAAGGCGAATATCGAATGATGAATACGTTCGATCTGACGGTGGATCAGTTGTTCTACGAGATGAAGATGAATCCATGGACGGTCAAGAACGTACTGGATCAATTCACGGACAGATACAGTTATCGGGACGAGGTTCGATTCCCCGGGGAGGAGACGCTGCATCCCGGCGGACTGAGCTTTACGCACGACATGGGCGTAGGGAACGTGTTCTCCAGGCCTTCGTACTCTTCCTACGAGATGTTCGGCCTGGACGATTGTTTCTCGCACATGACGCACGAGCAGTTGGTGAACTGGATTCTATGCGCGGCCGTATACGTCGAGCAAACCCGGGACGAGGAGTGGCTCGGCCAACGATGGGAGCTGCTTGAAGCTTGCTTCCAGAGCATGCTGAACCGCGACCATCCGGATCCGAGTAAACGTAACGGCTTAATGAGCCTGGACAGTTCGCGTACGATGGGCGGAGCCGAGATTACGACGTATGACAGCTTGGACGTTTCGTTGGGGCAATCGAGAAATAATATCTACATGGCGGGCAAATGTTGGGCCGCTTACGTAGCTCTGGAGAAGCTGTTCAACGCTCGCGACCTCAAGGCTCTTGCCGATGAGGCTGGCCGACAAGCGGACCGTTGCGCTTCGACGCTTACCGCTGAGCTGACGGATAACGGCTACATTCCGGCGGTTATCGGCGAAGGGAACGATTCGCGCATCATCCCGGCCATCGAGGGACTTATTTTCCCTTATTCGACCGGATGCCTGGAAGCTCTCGATCCGACAGGACGCTTCGGCGACTACTTGCAAGCGTTGAGAACCCACTTGGACACGGTGCTCGTTCCCGGCGTTTGCTTATTCGAAGACGGAGGATGGAAGCTTTCATCCACAAGCAACAATTCATGGCTTAGCAAAATCTATTTGTGCCAGTTTATCGCCCGCCAGATCATGGGCGTTTCCTTAGGCGAATCGGGAGCCGCAGCGGATGCGGCGCATGTCGGATGGCTGACCCACCCGGAGCTGTCGTACTACAGTTGGAGCGATCAGATTCTGTCCGGGGAAATTATCGGCAGCAAGTATTACCCGCGCGGCGTAACAAGCGTATTG
Encoded proteins:
- a CDS encoding glycoside hydrolase family 52 protein, coding for MNKFYNAHHSPIGAFASFTLGFRGAKGGLGLELGNPADQSVYVGIEADQGNQLYYALPFFENATDDSKRYDVEKETNDNKDGVRIVAFQKEDIEREFRLGTDTWKAGDLTFRLYSPARSVPDPSTASDEELKDALLPAVFAELTIDNRSGTKSRKAFFGYKGNDPYSNMRRLDDTTDGKLVGFGQGLITAIATDDPTASSALGFGMERILGAKLKENWTFGLGMTGTIVIDVPPGELKTTRFAICFYRGGVATAGLETSYYYTRLFSDIESVAKYALSGFDRLTEACERSDETIANASLSDDQKFMMRHAFRSYYGNTQLLADKQGKPVWVVNEGEYRMMNTFDLTVDQLFYEMKMNPWTVKNVLDQFTDRYSYRDEVRFPGEETLHPGGLSFTHDMGVGNVFSRPSYSSYEMFGLDDCFSHMTHEQLVNWILCAAVYVEQTRDEEWLGQRWELLEACFQSMLNRDHPDPSKRNGLMSLDSSRTMGGAEITTYDSLDVSLGQSRNNIYMAGKCWAAYVALEKLFNARDLKALADEAGRQADRCASTLTAELTDNGYIPAVIGEGNDSRIIPAIEGLIFPYSTGCLEALDPTGRFGDYLQALRTHLDTVLVPGVCLFEDGGWKLSSTSNNSWLSKIYLCQFIARQIMGVSLGESGAAADAAHVGWLTHPELSYYSWSDQILSGEIIGSKYYPRGVTSVLWLEE